From Fibrobacter sp. UWB13, the proteins below share one genomic window:
- the pgsA gene encoding CDP-diacylglycerol--glycerol-3-phosphate 3-phosphatidyltransferase, translating into MTEPEKTSDVRLRSRIWSIMRALIFVCVIIFIWKDWTTMACSFVGIALIMGWVNLFQLKSQEIEKPYYRLWLNTIDGFLQFIVMTSIFFRDLIQNESAEKILGVGCAVLLGRLIAHTLFSLGVLREGKQLPRKRRWSKLANLSVTITMGVYLLNLENYQQIMMVISILLIAASTAAYAYWYYRDPAHRKPLSIASQLTMSRIVLTPFFLWVFFYDNDLDYSNNNIVFKVLSLVMVLGFMLTDFLDGKLARAMGEVSTLGKYLDPFSDKISNMTIFMCFIATGYAPVWMVALIYFRESSVETLRTLAASEGLVMPARRSGKWKTALQGIGIVAILLGAIDPVRALIPGFESIWHQFPIVVMGIITTITIVSGIDYFYASKHILKKFV; encoded by the coding sequence ATGACAGAACCAGAAAAAACTTCTGATGTTCGTTTAAGGTCACGCATTTGGAGCATCATGCGTGCTCTCATCTTTGTCTGCGTCATAATCTTCATCTGGAAAGACTGGACCACGATGGCATGCTCCTTTGTGGGTATTGCGCTTATCATGGGTTGGGTCAACTTGTTCCAGCTCAAGAGCCAGGAAATTGAAAAGCCTTATTACCGACTTTGGCTCAACACTATCGATGGGTTCTTGCAGTTCATCGTGATGACAAGCATTTTCTTCCGCGACTTGATCCAGAACGAAAGTGCCGAAAAGATTCTCGGTGTCGGTTGCGCCGTCTTGCTTGGACGACTGATAGCCCACACGCTATTTTCGCTCGGCGTTCTCCGCGAAGGGAAGCAACTCCCCCGCAAGCGCCGCTGGAGCAAACTTGCAAATCTTTCTGTCACAATTACGATGGGCGTATACTTGCTGAACTTGGAAAATTACCAACAAATTATGATGGTCATTTCCATTTTGCTCATTGCCGCCTCCACCGCCGCATACGCATACTGGTACTACCGTGACCCCGCACACCGCAAGCCGCTTTCGATCGCAAGCCAGCTCACCATGAGCCGCATTGTGCTCACGCCGTTTTTCCTCTGGGTGTTCTTCTACGATAACGATTTGGATTACAGCAACAACAACATCGTCTTTAAAGTGCTTTCGCTCGTGATGGTGCTCGGCTTTATGCTCACGGACTTTTTGGACGGCAAGCTCGCCCGCGCGATGGGCGAAGTCAGCACGCTCGGCAAATACCTTGACCCGTTCAGCGACAAGATTTCGAACATGACGATTTTCATGTGCTTTATCGCTACAGGCTATGCGCCCGTGTGGATGGTCGCTCTGATTTACTTCCGCGAATCTAGTGTGGAAACGCTCAGAACGCTCGCCGCAAGTGAAGGCCTCGTGATGCCCGCACGTCGCAGTGGCAAGTGGAAAACCGCATTGCAAGGCATCGGCATTGTCGCGATTCTTCTTGGCGCCATTGACCCGGTCCGCGCATTGATTCCAGGATTTGAAAGCATTTGGCACCAGTTCCCGATTGTTGTGATGGGCATCATAACCACCATTACAATCGTGAGCGGAATTGATTATTTCTACGCAAGCAAGCACATTTTGAAAAAATTCGTATAG
- the rfbD gene encoding dTDP-4-dehydrorhamnose reductase has product MKVLVTGVGGQLGHDVMNELAKRGYEGVGSDIAPVYSGVADGSAVTTMPYVPMDITNAAAVAETIKSVKPDVIVHCAAWTAVDLAEDEDKKAKVFAINAEGTENIARVAKEIDAKMVYISTDYVFNGRGTSPWKPDCKDYEPLNVYGESKLKGELAVSGTLEKYFIVRIAWVFGLNGKNFIKTMLKVGETHDTVRVVYDQIGTPTYTLDLSRLLVDMIETDKYGYYHATNEGGFISWYDFTKEIYKQAGLPTKVLPVTTAEYGLSKAARPFNSRLDKSKLVEAGFKPLPTWQDALGRYLKEIGVLA; this is encoded by the coding sequence ATGAAAGTTTTGGTAACTGGTGTCGGTGGCCAGCTGGGTCACGATGTGATGAATGAACTTGCAAAACGCGGCTACGAGGGTGTCGGTAGCGATATTGCTCCGGTTTATTCCGGTGTGGCTGATGGCAGTGCTGTGACCACGATGCCTTATGTTCCGATGGATATTACGAATGCAGCTGCGGTTGCAGAAACCATCAAGAGCGTGAAGCCTGATGTGATTGTGCATTGCGCTGCTTGGACGGCAGTGGACCTTGCCGAAGACGAAGACAAGAAGGCGAAGGTCTTTGCAATTAACGCCGAAGGCACGGAAAACATTGCTCGCGTTGCTAAAGAAATTGATGCAAAGATGGTCTACATCAGCACGGACTACGTGTTTAATGGCCGTGGCACTTCTCCGTGGAAACCGGACTGCAAGGATTACGAACCGCTCAACGTCTATGGCGAATCCAAGCTCAAGGGTGAACTTGCCGTGAGCGGAACTCTTGAAAAGTATTTCATTGTACGTATCGCCTGGGTGTTCGGCCTCAATGGCAAGAACTTCATCAAGACGATGCTCAAGGTGGGCGAGACTCACGATACGGTCCGCGTTGTTTACGACCAGATTGGTACACCGACTTACACGCTTGACTTGAGCCGCCTCCTCGTCGATATGATAGAAACGGACAAGTACGGCTACTATCACGCCACGAACGAAGGTGGATTCATCAGCTGGTACGATTTCACGAAGGAAATCTACAAGCAGGCGGGACTCCCGACTAAGGTGTTGCCGGTGACGACTGCGGAATACGGTCTCTCGAAGGCCGCACGTCCGTTCAATAGCCGCTTGGACAAGAGCAAGCTTGTGGAAGCTGGTTTCAAACCGCTCCCCACATGGCAGGATGCGCTTGGCCGTTATCTCAAGGAAATCGGCGTGCTCGCTTAA
- a CDS encoding histidine phosphatase family protein, with amino-acid sequence MHKISRISLALTGAILSASLLAACGDDSATSPISTAISQSSSSQIQQEQLSSSSTDQLPASSADAISSSATAPIGESSSSTDVPPTQSSSSAGTAQLDPSCVETPVINIPLDTNGLADIADVFKSVRCNEKAVFIIRHGERDDAQTGRETPLTYWENEPDSVNGQPSDGVRQARAVGKKLISADEFVYSHTNYVRTEQTCYNINLGRGQQTFQHDTTSLYSISWYKKDSERYKFYDDSTTNVRLVIAGWAYDNLYADAFYDLKEKSEEIIKKDIAPGYASMNKYRVICTHDDFVLPFSVFVSNGAVNYKFHVTSHWPYFLTGVAVIIDNKEQLRYVPFRGLGIGVE; translated from the coding sequence ATGCATAAAATTTCTCGCATTTCTTTAGCTCTTACCGGCGCAATCCTCTCCGCCTCGCTTTTGGCAGCCTGCGGTGACGACTCCGCAACATCCCCGATTAGCACAGCCATTAGCCAAAGTTCAAGCAGCCAAATACAGCAAGAACAGCTTTCCAGCTCTTCCACAGATCAGCTCCCGGCAAGCTCTGCCGACGCAATCTCCAGCTCCGCCACAGCTCCGATCGGTGAATCCAGCTCTTCCACAGACGTTCCGCCGACTCAGTCCAGTTCCTCGGCAGGAACCGCCCAACTCGATCCGAGTTGCGTCGAAACTCCTGTTATCAACATTCCCCTTGACACCAACGGACTCGCTGACATCGCTGACGTTTTCAAGAGCGTCCGCTGCAACGAAAAGGCTGTGTTCATCATCCGCCACGGCGAACGCGACGACGCACAGACCGGTCGTGAAACGCCCCTCACCTACTGGGAAAACGAACCCGACTCCGTCAACGGTCAACCGTCTGACGGCGTAAGACAAGCCCGAGCCGTCGGTAAAAAGCTCATCAGCGCCGATGAATTTGTGTATTCGCACACCAACTACGTCCGCACCGAACAGACCTGCTACAACATCAACCTTGGCCGCGGACAACAGACATTCCAGCATGACACAACCAGCCTTTATTCCATCAGCTGGTACAAGAAAGACAGCGAACGCTACAAGTTCTATGACGACTCCACGACAAACGTCCGTCTCGTCATTGCGGGTTGGGCATACGACAACCTCTATGCCGACGCCTTCTACGACCTCAAGGAAAAATCCGAAGAAATCATCAAGAAGGACATCGCCCCGGGCTACGCCTCCATGAACAAGTACCGCGTCATCTGTACCCACGACGACTTTGTTCTCCCGTTCAGCGTATTCGTCTCTAACGGAGCCGTGAACTACAAGTTCCACGTTACAAGCCACTGGCCGTACTTCCTTACCGGTGTTGCAGTCATTATCGACAACAAGGAACAGCTCCGATACGTTCCGTTTAGAGGTCTTGGTATCGGCGTGGAATAA
- the mqnE gene encoding aminofutalosine synthase MqnE, whose protein sequence is MSRISEQEALDLFLNAPLDELCARANAEKEARHGKSVYWVNNRQINYTNVCVLHCKFCAFSRIKKDSPTAYDWNYETIRDKAAEAISKGARELHIVGGLHPDHPFDYYIEMLRKLRKEFPSANLKAFTAVEICHFAKISGQTPEQIMATLKDAGLDALPGGGAEILVQSVRDKICPGKETGEEWLDVHRAAHKLGIPTNATMLFGHIEKIEDRIAHMKMLRDLQDEAPGFFAFIPLVYHPEHNALHQIVPNITSEEDILRTVAVSRLFLDNFPHIKAYWIQMGIETAMKALHAGASDLDGTIIEEKITHAAGATVPVGMSPERMQDLIKKEGLVPVERDALYERFS, encoded by the coding sequence ATGTCTCGCATTTCAGAACAAGAAGCTCTCGATTTATTTTTGAACGCACCGCTCGATGAACTTTGCGCACGCGCCAATGCTGAAAAAGAAGCGCGCCACGGGAAGTCCGTTTACTGGGTGAACAACCGCCAAATCAACTACACGAACGTGTGCGTGCTGCACTGCAAATTCTGCGCCTTCAGCCGCATCAAAAAAGATAGCCCGACCGCTTACGACTGGAATTACGAAACCATCCGCGACAAGGCCGCCGAAGCCATCAGCAAAGGCGCCCGCGAATTGCACATTGTTGGCGGTCTCCATCCCGATCATCCGTTCGATTACTACATCGAGATGTTGCGCAAGCTCCGCAAGGAATTTCCGTCTGCAAACTTGAAGGCTTTTACCGCCGTCGAGATTTGCCACTTCGCCAAAATTTCGGGCCAGACGCCCGAACAGATTATGGCAACGCTCAAGGACGCAGGCCTAGACGCACTCCCCGGTGGCGGTGCCGAGATTTTAGTACAAAGTGTACGCGACAAGATTTGCCCGGGCAAGGAAACAGGCGAAGAATGGCTCGACGTCCATCGTGCAGCCCACAAGCTCGGCATCCCGACGAATGCAACCATGCTCTTCGGCCATATCGAAAAGATTGAAGACCGCATCGCGCACATGAAGATGCTCCGTGACTTGCAAGATGAAGCTCCGGGATTCTTCGCGTTCATTCCGCTCGTGTATCACCCGGAACACAATGCGCTCCACCAGATTGTCCCAAACATCACAAGCGAAGAAGACATCCTCCGCACGGTCGCTGTTTCTCGTTTGTTCTTGGACAACTTCCCGCACATCAAGGCTTACTGGATCCAGATGGGCATCGAGACTGCCATGAAAGCACTCCACGCCGGCGCATCGGATTTGGACGGCACGATTATCGAAGAGAAGATTACACATGCCGCAGGCGCCACGGTTCCCGTGGGCATGAGCCCGGAACGCATGCAAGACCTCATCAAAAAAGAAGGCCTCGTTCCGGTGGAACGAGACGCCTTGTACGAAAGATTTTCTTAA